A genomic window from Etheostoma spectabile isolate EspeVRDwgs_2016 chromosome 13, UIUC_Espe_1.0, whole genome shotgun sequence includes:
- the LOC116700337 gene encoding ADP/ATP translocase 2: protein MNETAISFAKDFLAGGISAAISKTAVAPIERVKLLLQVQHASKQIAVDKQYKGIMDCVVRIPKEQGFLSFWRGNLANVIRYFPTQALNFAFKDKYKKIFLDGVDKRTQFWRYFAGNLASGGAAGATSLCFVYPLDFARTRLAADVGKAGAGREFNGLGDCLAKIFKSDGLKGLYQGFNVSVQGIIIYRAAYFGIYDTAKGMLPDPKNTHILVSWMIAQTVTAVAGLTSYPFDTVRRRMMMQSGRKGADIMYTGTIDCWRKIARDEGGKAFFKGAWSNVLRGMGGAFVLVLYDELKKVM from the exons ATGAATGAGACAGCTATTTCTTTCGCCAAGGATTTCTTGGCCGGTGGCATCTCCGCTGCTATTTCCAAAACAGCCGTCGCCCCAATTGAGAGAGTGAAGCTTCTTCTTCAG GTCCAGCATGCCAGCAAGCAGATCGCCGTGGATAAGCAGTACAAGGGTATCATGGACTGTGTTGTCCGTATCCCCAAGGAGCAGGGGTTCCTTTCCTTCTggagaggtaaccttgccaATGTCATCAGATATTTCCCCACCCAGGCCCTCAACTTTGCCTTCAAGGACAAGTACAAGAAGATCTTCCTTGATGGTGTAGACAAGCGCACCCAGTTCTGGAGGTACTTCGCTGGTAACCTGGCCTCTGGTGGCGCCGCCGGAGCAACCTCTCTCTGCTTCGTGTACCCCCTCGACTTCGCCCGTACTCGTCTGGCTGCTGATGTTGGAAAGGCTGGAGCCGGAAGAGAGTTCAATGGTCTTGGAGACTGCTTGGCTAAGATCTTTAAGTCTGATGGCTTGAAAGGTCTGTACCAGGGCTTCAATGTGTCCGTGCAGGGAATCATCATCTACAGGGCTGCATACTTCGGCATCTATGACACAGCGAAGG GTATGCTTCCAGACCCCAAGAACACCCACATATTGGTGAGCTGGATGATTGCACAGACTGTGACAGCTGTTGCTGGCCTGACCTCATACCCCTTTGACACTGTCCGTAGACGTATGATGATGCAGTCCGGTCGCAAAGGag CTGACATCATGTACACCGGGACCATTGACTGCTGGCGTAAGATTGCACGCGATGAGGGTGGCAAGGCTTTCTTCAAGGGAGCCTGGTCCAATGTGCTCAGAGGCATGGGGGGCGCCTTCGTGTTGGTGTTGTATGATGAGCTGAAGAAAGTCATGTAA